The following proteins come from a genomic window of Companilactobacillus pabuli:
- a CDS encoding trans-sulfuration enzyme family protein, translating to MTSFNTKLVHGEPQNDNNTGAVNVPVYNSSTYIYPSVDAKVKYDYARSGNPTRNYLEEQVAQLENGCRGFAFSSGSAAIHAVLAIFKPGDHLIIGKEIYGGTFRIINEFFKRWQIEFTAVDTQNLDEIRQAIKPNTKAIYFESFTNPLLHVTSVAGVSKVAKANNLLTIVDNTFLSPYLQRPLDLGADIVIHSATKYLSGHSDVIAGIAVAKDEDIADKIYFNQNAIGSTLSPEDSNLVRRGIQTLSVRMDRHLSNAQKIVEFLQTRPEIAKIYYPGIAGSKNHEIAAKEADGFGGIVSFELADGLDSTKFVEGTKLIQLAVSLGAVESLIELPYKMTHAELSPEEQLKAGITHQLVRLSVGIEDVSDLIDDLAQSLDRL from the coding sequence ATGACAAGTTTTAATACAAAATTGGTTCATGGCGAACCACAAAATGATAACAATACTGGGGCAGTCAACGTTCCAGTTTACAATTCTTCAACTTATATTTATCCATCAGTTGATGCTAAGGTAAAATACGATTATGCACGTTCAGGTAATCCGACGAGAAATTATTTGGAAGAACAAGTAGCACAGTTGGAAAATGGCTGCCGTGGTTTTGCTTTTTCTTCAGGGTCAGCGGCAATCCATGCTGTGTTGGCAATCTTTAAACCAGGCGATCATTTGATTATCGGCAAGGAAATCTATGGTGGAACTTTTAGAATTATCAATGAATTCTTTAAACGTTGGCAGATTGAATTTACTGCTGTCGATACTCAGAATTTAGATGAAATTCGACAGGCAATCAAACCTAATACGAAGGCAATTTATTTTGAAAGTTTTACCAATCCTTTGTTGCACGTGACAAGTGTTGCTGGCGTAAGTAAAGTAGCTAAGGCTAATAATCTTTTGACGATCGTTGATAATACGTTTCTATCACCATATTTACAACGACCACTAGATTTAGGTGCTGATATTGTGATTCATTCAGCCACGAAATATCTCAGTGGTCACTCAGATGTAATTGCTGGTATTGCCGTCGCTAAGGATGAAGACATTGCCGATAAAATCTATTTCAATCAAAATGCTATTGGGTCAACTTTATCTCCTGAAGATTCCAATTTAGTACGTCGTGGGATTCAAACATTGTCAGTGAGAATGGATCGTCACTTGAGTAATGCTCAAAAGATTGTCGAATTTTTACAGACTCGTCCAGAAATTGCTAAGATTTATTATCCTGGTATTGCTGGTAGTAAGAATCATGAAATAGCTGCTAAAGAAGCTGATGGTTTTGGTGGTATCGTTTCTTTTGAATTAGCCGACGGATTGGATTCAACTAAATTTGTCGAGGGGACCAAATTGATTCAACTGGCTGTTAGCTTGGGTGCTGTCGAAAGTTTGATTGAGTTGCCTTACAAGATGACTCATGCTGAACTTTCACCTGAAGAGCAATTAAAGGCTGGTATCACACATCAATTAGTTAGATTGTCAGTCGGAATTGAAGATGTGAGTGATTTGATTGATGATTTAGCACAAAGTTTAGACAGACTATAA
- a CDS encoding type 1 glutamine amidotransferase domain-containing protein — MSKIIAVMANDVEDIEYTSPKKALTDAGNEVTLVGTKANEKLVGKHGTEFTADKGIDDINADDYDALLIPGGFSPDNLRADERFVELAKKFMLADKAIFSICHGPQLLMQTGLVKGRTLTSYKTVQTDLYYAGGIVKDEPVVIDRHLITSRTPDDLDAFNKAIVNELQ; from the coding sequence ATGAGTAAAATTATTGCTGTAATGGCTAATGATGTCGAGGATATCGAATACACATCCCCTAAAAAGGCTTTGACTGACGCAGGTAACGAGGTAACCCTAGTTGGAACTAAAGCTAATGAAAAATTAGTTGGTAAACATGGAACAGAATTTACCGCTGATAAGGGTATCGATGACATCAATGCTGATGATTATGATGCTTTACTAATTCCTGGTGGTTTTTCACCTGATAATCTTCGTGCTGATGAAAGATTCGTTGAACTTGCTAAGAAATTTATGCTTGCTGATAAAGCTATCTTTTCAATCTGCCACGGTCCACAACTTTTGATGCAAACAGGCTTAGTTAAGGGTAGAACTTTAACTTCATATAAGACTGTTCAAACTGATCTTTACTACGCTGGCGGTATCGTTAAAGATGAACCCGTAGTTATCGATCGTCACTTGATCACTAGTCGTACTCCTGATGACTTGGATGCCTTTAACAAAGCTATCGTTAATGAATTACAATAA